The Acidimicrobiales bacterium genome has a window encoding:
- a CDS encoding proteasome ATPase, producing PDMIAHTVDEMYREDDTNRFLEVTYQNGDKEILYYKDFASGAMIENIVRRAKKLAIKRVIRGGERGICTADLLASITQEYKEHEDLPNTTNPDDWAKISGKKGERIVYVRTLVSREHSEEPTGGRSIERVATGQYL from the coding sequence TGCCCGACATGATCGCCCACACCGTCGACGAGATGTACCGCGAGGACGACACCAACCGATTCCTCGAGGTCACTTACCAGAACGGCGACAAGGAGATCCTCTACTACAAGGACTTCGCGAGTGGCGCCATGATCGAGAACATCGTGCGGCGGGCCAAGAAGCTGGCGATCAAGCGGGTGATCCGCGGCGGCGAGCGGGGCATCTGCACCGCCGACCTCCTCGCCTCGATCACCCAGGAGTACAAGGAGCACGAGGACCTACCCAACACCACCAACCCGGACGACTGGGCGAAGATCTCCGGCAAGAAGGGCGAGCGCATCGTCTACGTCCGCACCCTCGTCAGCAGGGAGCACAGCGAGGAGCCCACCGGCGGGCGCTCGATCGAACGGGTGGCGACGGGGCAGTACCTGTGA
- the dop gene encoding depupylase/deamidase Dop yields the protein MAIRKVCGIETEYGIVLRGGGESNPIAASSLLINAYVSSLQRRVAWDFEDESPGNDARGDTAAGALPPEVETNLVNTVLTNGARYYVDHAHPELSTPECIDAREVVVWDRAAERILIESMAVARASLAPDEEIVVHKNNSDGKGNSYGCHENYLMDRAVPFGRIVAGIIPFFVTRQIFTGAGKVGCEAPGTSSRDVPFQLSQRADFFEEEVGLETTLKRPIVNTRDEPHCDASKYRRLHVIIGDANLSEVATYLKVGTTAIVLAMIEDEEVPRELALVAPVQALRRVSYDTDLTATLDLTDGTRATALELQWLYLDHARKWAEVRGLDAVGEDVGTDILRRWEAVLTALETDPMSLADQLDWVAKRKLLDAYAERHGLAWGDPRLAALALQYHDLRPDRSLFARLGVERLTTDDEVTSAMTEPPTTTRAYFRGRCLQRWPDQVVAANWDSLVFDTGGEPLRRVPMMEPLRGTAAIVDELLDGCATPAELFARMDA from the coding sequence GTGGCGATCCGGAAGGTCTGCGGCATCGAGACGGAGTACGGCATCGTGCTCCGGGGTGGCGGCGAGTCCAACCCGATCGCGGCATCGTCGCTGCTGATCAATGCCTACGTGTCGTCTCTGCAGCGCCGGGTGGCGTGGGACTTCGAGGACGAGTCGCCGGGCAACGACGCCCGAGGCGACACCGCCGCCGGCGCCCTCCCGCCCGAGGTCGAGACCAACCTGGTCAACACCGTGCTCACCAACGGGGCGCGCTACTACGTCGACCACGCCCACCCCGAGCTCTCCACACCGGAGTGCATCGACGCCCGCGAGGTCGTCGTGTGGGACCGGGCCGCCGAGCGGATCCTGATCGAGTCCATGGCCGTCGCCCGGGCCAGCCTGGCGCCGGACGAGGAGATCGTCGTCCACAAGAACAACAGCGACGGCAAGGGCAACAGCTACGGCTGCCACGAGAACTACCTGATGGACCGGGCGGTGCCCTTCGGTCGCATCGTCGCCGGCATCATCCCGTTCTTCGTCACCCGCCAGATCTTCACCGGCGCCGGCAAGGTGGGGTGCGAGGCGCCGGGCACCTCGTCGCGTGACGTCCCGTTCCAGCTGTCGCAGCGTGCCGACTTCTTCGAGGAGGAGGTCGGCCTCGAGACCACCCTCAAGCGGCCCATCGTCAACACCCGCGACGAGCCGCACTGCGACGCCTCGAAGTACCGCCGGCTCCACGTCATCATCGGCGACGCCAACCTCTCCGAGGTGGCCACCTACCTCAAGGTCGGGACCACGGCGATCGTCCTCGCCATGATCGAGGACGAGGAAGTTCCCCGCGAGCTCGCCCTCGTCGCGCCCGTGCAGGCCCTGCGCCGAGTGTCCTACGACACCGACCTGACAGCCACCCTGGACCTGACCGACGGGACCCGAGCCACCGCGCTCGAGCTCCAGTGGCTCTACCTCGACCACGCCCGCAAGTGGGCCGAGGTGCGGGGCCTCGACGCCGTCGGCGAGGACGTCGGGACCGACATCCTGCGGCGATGGGAGGCGGTGCTCACCGCCCTCGAGACCGACCCCATGTCGCTCGCCGACCAGCTCGACTGGGTGGCCAAGCGCAAGCTGCTCGACGCCTACGCCGAGCGCCACGGCCTCGCGTGGGGCGACCCGCGCCTTGCCGCGCTGGCGCTGCAGTACCACGACCTCCGGCCCGACCGCTCACTCTTCGCCCGGCTCGGGGTCGAGCGCCTCACCACCGACGACGAGGTGACCTCGGCCATGACCGAGCCGCCCACCACCACCCGCGCCTACTTCCGTGGGCGATGCCTGCAGCGCTGGCCCGACCAGGTCGTGGCCGCCAACTGGGACTCGCTGGTCTTCGATACCGGTGGAGAACCGCTCCGCCGGGTACCCATGATGGAGCCCCTCCGCGGCACCGCGGCGATCGTCGACGAACTACTGGATGGATGTGCGACACCAGCTGAGCTCTTCGCTCGGATGGACGCCTAG
- a CDS encoding ubiquitin-like protein Pup encodes MAEREQIKRQTPKRESEEVVEEAPAGSETGEKIKDEIDDLLDEIDEVLESNAEDFVKGYVQKGGE; translated from the coding sequence ATGGCCGAACGTGAGCAGATCAAGCGTCAGACCCCCAAGCGGGAGTCCGAGGAGGTCGTCGAGGAAGCGCCCGCGGGCTCCGAGACCGGCGAGAAGATCAAGGACGAGATCGATGACCTCCTCGACGAGATCGACGAGGTGCTCGAGTCGAATGCGGAGGACTTCGTCAAGGGATACGTGCAGAAGGGCGGGGAGTAG
- a CDS encoding beta-propeller domain-containing protein, giving the protein MKILAWCTAIVLLVGAAVGLEGLDRHPASPPGAGRAFAVDGVEFASAASLQPFGDCDELLAFFREETLATANQGFGMGGDAVAVGGPTAGQSAAGARAEAAPGDLAAPAPATTGDVGADGDDSFSGTNLQEVDVDEPDVVKTNGDLIVAVAGGELHLVEPADDGPRLLGVAALPENASSELLLTGNRVTVLSRSYRDTASPQPLAGRGINSHSDMMVVGQPVTILTTVDISEPSNPVVVETKTFEGDYASARMTGTLARVVLRTHPDLGQPTPAVYEQGELDAWTEQAVDDAPLDAWLPSDDDGPVVACDAVARPAEPAGTAMITVLTIDVTASLEPQDATAVVANAETVYASTDRLYVSTANWSGCCEVAVPADGGATTRDIAPEPQRVTTDLHAFDTTGATTPYLGSGRVEGRLLNSFSLSEHEGTLRVATTIDSFDGRTPSESVVVTLAEEGGELVQKGRLAGLGTTEQIYAVRYQGDIGYVVTFRQTDPLYTIDLSDPDAPRLLGKLKIPGYSAYLHPAEDGRLIGVGQDATNEGRTLGSQVSTFDVTNLAAPVEEDRISFPGGWSPVEHEHRAFLWWAADRVAIVPMEMYLHDRESGEPTGAPFSGAVAVDVGGNGSLSERGRISHQGHAPADRHAAISRSLVIGDTLYTLSEAGILATDLATVSPQGWLGL; this is encoded by the coding sequence GTGAAGATCCTCGCCTGGTGCACCGCCATCGTCCTGCTCGTCGGGGCCGCTGTCGGCCTCGAGGGCCTCGACCGGCACCCGGCATCGCCGCCGGGTGCCGGCCGAGCCTTCGCCGTCGACGGCGTCGAGTTTGCGTCAGCGGCGTCGCTGCAGCCCTTCGGGGACTGCGACGAGCTGCTCGCCTTCTTCCGGGAGGAGACCCTCGCGACGGCGAACCAGGGCTTCGGCATGGGAGGCGACGCCGTCGCCGTCGGCGGCCCCACAGCCGGACAGTCCGCGGCCGGCGCACGGGCCGAGGCGGCCCCCGGCGACCTCGCCGCACCGGCTCCTGCCACCACCGGCGATGTCGGTGCCGACGGCGACGACTCCTTCTCGGGCACCAACCTCCAGGAGGTCGATGTCGACGAGCCGGACGTGGTGAAGACCAACGGTGATCTCATCGTGGCCGTGGCGGGCGGCGAGCTCCATCTCGTCGAGCCAGCGGACGACGGCCCCCGGCTCCTCGGCGTGGCCGCCCTGCCCGAGAACGCGTCGTCGGAGCTCCTCCTCACCGGCAACCGGGTGACCGTCCTCAGCCGCTCCTACCGTGACACAGCGAGCCCGCAGCCGTTGGCCGGCCGCGGGATCAACAGCCACAGCGACATGATGGTGGTGGGCCAGCCGGTCACCATCCTCACCACCGTCGACATCAGCGAGCCGTCGAACCCGGTGGTGGTGGAGACCAAGACGTTCGAGGGCGACTACGCCAGCGCGCGCATGACCGGGACGCTCGCCCGCGTGGTGCTTCGGACCCACCCCGACCTGGGCCAGCCCACCCCGGCTGTCTACGAGCAGGGCGAGCTCGACGCCTGGACGGAGCAGGCGGTGGATGATGCACCGCTCGACGCGTGGCTCCCGAGCGACGACGACGGCCCCGTCGTCGCCTGCGACGCAGTGGCGCGGCCGGCCGAGCCCGCCGGCACGGCCATGATCACCGTCCTCACCATCGACGTCACCGCGTCGCTGGAGCCGCAGGACGCCACCGCGGTGGTCGCCAACGCCGAGACCGTGTACGCGTCCACCGACCGCCTCTACGTCTCCACCGCGAACTGGTCGGGCTGCTGCGAGGTCGCCGTCCCCGCAGATGGTGGCGCAACGACGAGAGACATCGCGCCCGAACCCCAGCGGGTCACCACCGACCTGCACGCCTTCGACACCACCGGTGCCACCACGCCGTACCTGGGCTCGGGCCGGGTCGAGGGTCGCTTGCTGAACAGCTTCTCCCTGTCGGAGCACGAGGGGACGCTCCGCGTCGCCACCACCATCGACTCCTTCGACGGCCGCACGCCGAGCGAGAGCGTCGTCGTCACCCTGGCCGAGGAGGGTGGGGAGCTGGTGCAGAAGGGACGCCTCGCCGGCCTCGGCACCACGGAGCAGATCTACGCTGTGCGCTACCAGGGCGACATCGGCTACGTGGTGACGTTCCGCCAGACCGACCCGCTCTACACCATCGACCTGTCGGACCCCGACGCGCCGAGGTTGCTCGGCAAGCTGAAGATCCCCGGCTACTCCGCCTACCTCCACCCCGCCGAGGATGGCCGCCTCATCGGGGTGGGCCAGGACGCCACCAACGAGGGGCGCACCCTGGGCTCGCAGGTCTCCACGTTCGACGTCACCAACCTCGCGGCGCCGGTGGAGGAGGACCGCATCTCCTTCCCCGGGGGCTGGTCGCCCGTGGAGCACGAGCACCGGGCATTCCTGTGGTGGGCGGCTGACCGAGTGGCGATCGTGCCCATGGAGATGTACCTACACGACCGCGAGAGTGGTGAACCGACGGGCGCACCGTTCTCCGGCGCCGTCGCCGTCGATGTGGGCGGCAATGGGTCGCTCTCCGAGCGGGGCCGGATCAGCCACCAGGGCCACGCCCCGGCCGACCGCCACGCGGCCATCAGCAGGTCACTCGTGATCGGCGACACCCTCTACACCCTGTCCGAGGCGGGCATCCTCGCCACCGACCTGGCCACCGTCTCCCCGCAGGGGTGGCTCGGGCTCTGA
- the prcB gene encoding proteasome subunit beta, producing the protein MTFPTFSPGDDPGPSFAELLRRTGNVAPTPTGPLEGVTHGTTVVAVRYADGVVMAGDRRATSGNLISHRTMEKVYPADRHSGVAIAGAAGPAMDMVKLFQLQLEHYEKVEGTHLSLEGKANQLSGMVRNHLPAAMQGLAVVPLFAGYDTRRGSGRLFQYDVTGGRYEEGEFAATGSGSLHAGMVIKTGYSIDADRGTTLDLAIRALFQAADEDSATGGPDLVRGIFPTMATITAEGFTRVTDDEVSDRFRSLVDSMSTPESTSSSGAAPSIGRSGR; encoded by the coding sequence ATGACGTTCCCGACCTTCTCGCCTGGCGACGACCCGGGGCCCAGCTTCGCCGAGCTCCTCCGCCGCACCGGCAACGTGGCCCCCACCCCGACCGGCCCCCTCGAGGGCGTCACCCACGGCACCACCGTGGTCGCCGTGAGGTACGCCGACGGCGTGGTGATGGCGGGCGACCGCCGCGCCACGTCGGGCAACCTCATCAGCCACCGCACGATGGAGAAGGTCTACCCGGCCGACCGCCACTCCGGCGTCGCCATCGCCGGTGCCGCCGGCCCGGCCATGGACATGGTGAAGCTCTTCCAGCTGCAGCTCGAGCACTACGAGAAGGTGGAGGGCACCCACCTCAGCCTCGAGGGCAAGGCAAACCAGCTGTCGGGCATGGTCCGCAACCACCTGCCCGCCGCCATGCAGGGCCTGGCGGTGGTCCCCCTCTTCGCCGGTTACGACACCCGCCGTGGCTCGGGCCGGCTCTTCCAGTACGACGTGACCGGCGGGCGCTACGAGGAGGGGGAGTTCGCCGCCACAGGCTCCGGGAGCCTCCACGCCGGCATGGTGATCAAGACCGGCTACAGCATCGACGCCGACCGGGGCACCACCTTGGACCTCGCCATCCGGGCCCTGTTCCAGGCGGCCGACGAGGACTCCGCCACCGGCGGCCCGGACCTGGTCCGGGGCATATTCCCCACGATGGCCACCATCACCGCCGAGGGCTTCACCAGGGTGACCGACGACGAGGTCAGCGATCGGTTCCGGTCGCTGGTCGACTCGATGTCGACCCCCGAGAGCACCTCCAGCTCGGGTGCGGCACCGTCGATCGGGAGGTCGGGCCGATGA
- the prcA gene encoding proteasome subunit alpha has protein sequence MSMPFYVAPEQVMKDRADYARKGIARGRSLVGATYGGGILVCAENTSNNLRKISEIYDRIAFAGVGRYNEFDQLRRAGVRAADLKGYSYSREDVDARSLTNQYAQILGNIFTHEMKPMEVEILIAEVGAEPAGDQLFHLLYDGSVVDETRFVVLGGEAEAIATRLGEGYIDGGDLQATLRASVGALAGPDRALGADELEVAVLERSIVGRAFRRIEGDELTSLLG, from the coding sequence ATGAGCATGCCGTTCTACGTGGCGCCCGAGCAGGTGATGAAGGACCGGGCCGACTACGCCCGGAAGGGCATCGCCCGGGGCCGCAGCCTGGTCGGCGCGACCTACGGCGGGGGCATCCTCGTCTGCGCCGAGAACACCTCGAACAACCTGCGCAAGATCAGCGAGATCTACGACCGCATCGCGTTCGCCGGCGTGGGTCGCTACAACGAGTTCGACCAGCTCCGGAGGGCAGGCGTCCGCGCCGCCGACCTCAAGGGCTACAGCTACAGCCGCGAGGACGTCGACGCCCGGAGCCTCACCAACCAGTACGCCCAGATCCTCGGCAACATCTTCACCCACGAGATGAAGCCCATGGAGGTGGAGATCCTCATCGCCGAGGTCGGCGCGGAACCGGCGGGTGACCAGCTCTTCCACCTCCTCTACGACGGCAGCGTCGTCGACGAGACCCGATTCGTGGTCCTCGGGGGGGAGGCGGAGGCCATCGCCACCCGGCTCGGTGAGGGCTACATCGATGGCGGCGACCTCCAGGCGACGCTGCGGGCCAGCGTCGGGGCCCTTGCCGGGCCCGATCGCGCACTCGGCGCCGACGAGCTCGAGGTTGCCGTGCTCGAGCGGTCGATCGTTGGGCGGGCCTTCCGTCGCATCGAGGGCGACGAGCTCACCAGCCTCCTCGGCTGA
- the pafA gene encoding Pup--protein ligase codes for MDRRIFGLENEYGVTCTQRGQRRLSPDEVARYLFRRVVSWGRSSNVFLENGARLYLDVGSHPEYATPECDSIYDLVVHDKAGERILEQLLTFAEQRLREEGIRGTIHLFKNNTDSAGNSYGCHENYLTSRRDDFGHYAEVLIPFLVSRQIYAGAGKVLQTARGAMYCISQRAEHIWEGVSSATTRSRPIINTRDEPHADAERYRRLHVIVGDSNMSEYATFLKVGAASVLLRMLEDPSVVLRDMTLENPIRAIREISHDTTCRKRVRLANGREASALDIQSEYLTRALRYAETKGVSPLEEQALSMWEHCLTALAKDPLTLDRECDWVIKHNLIERYRERHDLPLTSPQVALMDLQYHDVNRDRGLYYRMEARGLVDRVCTDEAIDRAGPGGLEPPQTTRARLRGEFIRKAKERKRDYTVDWVHLKLNDQAQRTVLCKDPFKAKDERVERLIASL; via the coding sequence GTGGATCGGCGCATCTTCGGCTTGGAGAACGAGTACGGCGTCACCTGCACCCAGCGCGGGCAGCGCCGTCTCAGCCCCGACGAGGTGGCCCGGTACCTGTTCCGCCGGGTGGTGTCCTGGGGGCGCAGCTCCAACGTCTTCCTCGAGAACGGCGCTCGGCTCTACCTCGACGTCGGCAGCCACCCGGAGTACGCCACGCCGGAGTGCGACTCCATCTACGACCTCGTGGTCCACGACAAGGCGGGCGAACGCATCCTCGAGCAGCTGCTGACCTTCGCCGAGCAGCGCCTGCGGGAGGAGGGGATCCGCGGCACGATCCACCTCTTCAAGAACAACACCGACTCGGCCGGCAACTCCTACGGCTGCCACGAGAACTACCTCACCAGCCGGCGGGACGACTTCGGTCACTACGCCGAGGTCCTCATCCCCTTCCTCGTCTCCCGCCAGATCTACGCGGGGGCCGGCAAGGTCCTCCAGACGGCGCGAGGCGCCATGTACTGCATCTCGCAGCGGGCGGAGCACATCTGGGAGGGCGTCTCGAGCGCCACCACGCGGAGCCGGCCCATCATCAACACCCGCGACGAGCCCCATGCCGACGCCGAGCGCTACCGGCGCCTCCACGTGATCGTCGGCGACTCCAACATGAGCGAGTACGCCACCTTCTTGAAGGTGGGTGCGGCGTCGGTCCTCCTCCGCATGCTCGAGGACCCGTCGGTGGTCCTGCGCGACATGACCCTGGAGAACCCCATCCGCGCCATCCGTGAGATCAGCCACGACACCACCTGCCGCAAGCGCGTCCGGCTGGCCAACGGGCGCGAGGCCAGCGCCCTCGACATCCAGTCGGAGTACCTCACCCGGGCGCTGCGCTACGCCGAGACCAAGGGCGTGAGCCCGCTCGAGGAACAGGCCCTCTCCATGTGGGAGCACTGCCTCACCGCTCTGGCCAAGGACCCGCTCACCCTCGACCGCGAGTGCGACTGGGTCATCAAGCACAACCTGATCGAGCGCTACCGCGAGCGCCACGACCTTCCTCTCACCTCGCCACAGGTCGCCCTCATGGACCTCCAGTACCACGACGTGAACCGCGATCGGGGGCTGTACTACCGCATGGAAGCTCGCGGCCTGGTCGACCGCGTCTGCACCGACGAGGCCATCGACCGGGCCGGACCCGGGGGCCTCGAGCCACCTCAGACCACGCGGGCCCGCCTTCGTGGTGAGTTCATCCGCAAGGCCAAGGAGCGCAAGCGGGACTACACGGTGGACTGGGTCCACCTGAAGCTCAACGACCAGGCCCAGCGCACCGTGCTCTGCAAGGACCCCTTCAAGGCCAAGGACGAGCGGGTCGAGCGGCTCATCGCCTCGCTCTGA
- a CDS encoding DUF3866 family protein: MPTFRTATVSVLLAERPGLQRVEVDFSGDDAGARSRAYVLTQLTGPVEVGDEVIVNTTAVELGLGTGGWHVVHWNLACDTLQLPGPGHIMKLRYTSLQVDTGAAEELHAGVLAEADDLDGVPVVVCGLHSQVPCVASAFKHQRPDSRVVYLMTDGAALPLALSDLVAAMVDVGLVDGTVTAGHAFGGDHEAVNVASGLLVARHLLEADLIIVAMGPGVVGTATRLGYSALEVGPALDLTETLGGQPVAAVRYSLADPRLRHQGVSHHSLTALALATRARATIGVPAGAHEGRVRADLDAAGLTDRHRLLTVEDVDVASLLALMRLRVTSMGRTPDDDPGFFAVAGAAGTAAAALVL, translated from the coding sequence GTGCCGACGTTCCGCACCGCCACCGTCTCGGTGCTCCTCGCTGAACGCCCTGGCCTCCAGCGGGTCGAGGTCGACTTCTCCGGTGATGATGCCGGCGCCCGCTCGAGGGCCTACGTCCTCACCCAGCTCACCGGCCCCGTGGAGGTCGGCGACGAGGTGATCGTCAACACCACCGCCGTGGAGCTCGGGCTCGGGACCGGTGGCTGGCACGTCGTCCACTGGAACCTGGCATGCGACACCCTCCAGCTGCCGGGGCCGGGCCACATCATGAAGCTCCGCTACACGAGCCTCCAGGTCGACACGGGCGCCGCCGAGGAGCTCCACGCCGGCGTGCTCGCGGAGGCCGACGACCTCGATGGCGTGCCGGTCGTGGTCTGCGGCCTCCACAGCCAGGTCCCGTGCGTCGCTTCGGCGTTCAAGCACCAACGACCCGACAGCCGCGTCGTCTACCTCATGACCGATGGCGCGGCCCTCCCGCTGGCCCTGTCCGACCTGGTGGCGGCCATGGTGGACGTCGGCCTGGTCGACGGCACCGTCACCGCCGGGCACGCCTTCGGTGGTGACCACGAGGCGGTCAACGTCGCCTCGGGGCTCCTCGTGGCCCGCCACCTCCTCGAGGCCGATCTGATCATCGTGGCCATGGGCCCCGGCGTGGTCGGCACCGCCACCCGCCTCGGCTACTCGGCGCTCGAGGTGGGTCCCGCCCTGGACCTGACCGAGACGCTGGGGGGCCAGCCCGTCGCCGCGGTCCGGTACTCGCTCGCCGACCCGCGCCTTCGCCACCAGGGGGTCAGCCACCACTCCCTGACGGCACTGGCTCTGGCCACCCGTGCACGGGCCACCATCGGCGTGCCCGCGGGTGCCCACGAGGGACGGGTCCGGGCGGACCTCGACGCTGCCGGCCTGACAGACCGTCACCGGCTCCTCACCGTCGAGGACGTCGACGTGGCATCGCTCCTCGCCCTGATGCGGCTGCGCGTGACCTCCATGGGGCGCACGCCCGACGACGACCCGGGGTTCTTCGCGGTGGCCGGCGCGGCCGGGACCGCGGCGGCTGCCCTCGTCCTCTAG
- a CDS encoding WYL domain-containing protein, which produces MSRLERLLNLTAALLNASRPLTAAELQARVPGYPDYEDRSAFRRAFERDKDALKDMGIPLELEEITDSDPRVEGYTIRRDQYALRNPGLDTDELAALHLATAAVRLEGLRGNEAIWKLGGAPATPAPTSAAVAAIPAIPALTPLFSAVAERRTVTFGYRDRHRVVDPYRLSYARGRWYLDGFDHDRVGERRFRLDRIDGEVEAGEPGVFDRPDRPVDGTPQPWQMGDEAPVAARLRIDVDQAGWAVDHIGPDALVDHLDDGSVEVTLTVTNRDAFRSFALGFLDHAEVLEPAELRDDMVAWLRALVS; this is translated from the coding sequence GTGTCCCGCCTGGAGCGCCTCCTCAACCTGACCGCCGCGCTCCTGAACGCCTCCAGGCCGCTGACGGCGGCCGAGCTCCAGGCCCGCGTGCCGGGCTACCCGGACTATGAGGACCGATCCGCCTTCCGACGGGCTTTCGAGCGGGACAAAGACGCCCTCAAGGACATGGGGATCCCCCTGGAGCTCGAGGAGATCACCGACAGCGACCCGCGAGTGGAGGGTTACACGATCCGGCGCGATCAGTACGCCCTGCGCAACCCCGGCCTCGACACCGACGAGCTGGCCGCCCTCCACCTCGCCACCGCCGCCGTCCGCCTCGAGGGACTGCGGGGCAATGAGGCGATCTGGAAGCTCGGCGGGGCACCGGCCACCCCCGCTCCGACATCGGCCGCCGTGGCCGCGATCCCCGCCATCCCGGCACTGACCCCGCTGTTCTCGGCGGTGGCCGAGCGTCGGACCGTCACGTTCGGCTACCGCGACCGGCACCGAGTCGTCGACCCCTACCGACTCTCGTACGCCCGCGGTCGCTGGTACCTCGATGGCTTCGACCATGACCGGGTGGGGGAGCGGCGCTTCCGCCTCGACCGCATCGACGGGGAGGTGGAGGCCGGCGAGCCCGGCGTCTTCGACCGGCCCGACCGCCCGGTCGACGGGACGCCGCAACCCTGGCAGATGGGCGACGAGGCGCCCGTCGCCGCCCGGCTGCGCATCGATGTCGACCAGGCGGGCTGGGCGGTGGACCACATCGGCCCCGACGCGCTGGTCGACCACCTCGACGACGGGTCGGTCGAGGTCACCCTCACCGTGACGAACCGCGACGCCTTCCGATCCTTCGCCCTCGGCTTCCTCGACCACGCCGAGGTGCTCGAACCAGCCGAGCTGCGGGACGACATGGTGGCGTGGCTCCGAGCGCTGGTGTCCTGA
- a CDS encoding WYL domain-containing protein — protein MGRPSADDRLRRLLALVPWVVANDGPSIEEVCTRFDLTEAELIAELDLVFLCGVHPFTPDSLMEVDVGDGRVWIRYADYFDQPLRLTPEDGLALVAAGTALLAVPGAEAEGPLARALEKVAAVLGIDTADALDVELGVAPAGVLELLRQAVAENRQVEIDYYAYGRDTRTRRVVDPHGVFAADGEWYLHAWCHLATAPRRFRVDRIRGLDLLDQGFDPPATAPDLAVYDPRADDPRVVLDLAPAARWVVEQYPVESVEERSGGRTRVTLAVSERAWLERLLLRLGPSATVVSGASGTAAAAAARVLDRYTSR, from the coding sequence ATGGGTCGCCCCAGCGCCGACGACCGGCTGCGACGTCTCCTCGCCCTCGTCCCGTGGGTGGTGGCCAACGACGGGCCGTCCATCGAGGAGGTCTGCACCCGGTTCGACCTCACCGAGGCCGAGCTCATCGCCGAGCTCGACCTGGTGTTCCTCTGCGGGGTCCACCCCTTCACGCCGGACAGCCTCATGGAGGTCGATGTCGGTGACGGGCGGGTCTGGATCCGCTATGCCGACTACTTCGACCAGCCGCTGCGACTCACCCCGGAGGACGGCCTGGCGCTCGTAGCCGCGGGGACGGCCCTCCTGGCGGTGCCGGGTGCGGAGGCGGAAGGACCGCTCGCACGGGCGCTCGAGAAGGTGGCTGCCGTCCTCGGCATCGACACCGCCGACGCCCTCGACGTCGAGCTCGGCGTCGCTCCCGCCGGCGTCCTCGAGCTCCTCCGCCAGGCCGTCGCCGAAAACCGGCAGGTCGAGATCGACTACTACGCCTACGGCCGTGACACGAGGACGCGACGGGTGGTGGACCCCCACGGGGTCTTCGCGGCCGACGGCGAGTGGTACCTCCACGCCTGGTGCCACCTCGCCACGGCCCCCCGACGCTTCCGCGTGGACCGCATCCGGGGCCTCGACCTGCTCGACCAGGGCTTCGACCCGCCGGCCACGGCACCGGACCTCGCCGTCTACGACCCCCGTGCCGACGACCCGCGGGTGGTGCTCGACCTCGCCCCCGCCGCCCGCTGGGTCGTCGAGCAGTACCCGGTGGAGTCGGTCGAAGAGCGATCCGGCGGGCGAACCAGGGTCACGCTGGCCGTCAGCGAGCGGGCCTGGCTCGAGCGCCTGCTCCTGCGACTCGGGCCCTCAGCGACGGTGGTGTCCGGCGCATCGGGAACCGCCGCTGCAGCCGCCGCGCGAGTCCTGGATCGCTACACCTCCAGGTAG
- the lepB gene encoding signal peptidase I, whose product MPHRPGVDPMPPYDPTRATALTVDHLGVNELDDVDDVDDDDRLEDDGRLRNIVEWVAIIVGALAVAMVVKTFLIQAFFIPSASMFPTLRDQDRVLVNKLSYQLHDVNRGDLVVFERPPEEMASTINDLVKRVVGLGGEEISVVDGVVLIDGRPLDEPYLKGTTTADMEPVRIPEGHVFVMGDNRGNSSDSRFFGPIDEDLIVGRAFIKVWPLTDLSLL is encoded by the coding sequence GTGCCACACCGCCCCGGCGTCGACCCGATGCCCCCGTACGACCCCACTCGCGCCACCGCGCTCACCGTCGACCACCTCGGCGTCAACGAGCTCGACGACGTCGACGACGTCGACGACGACGACAGGCTGGAGGACGACGGCCGCCTCCGCAACATCGTGGAGTGGGTGGCGATCATCGTCGGTGCCCTCGCCGTGGCGATGGTGGTGAAGACCTTTCTCATCCAGGCCTTCTTCATCCCGTCTGCGTCGATGTTCCCCACCCTCCGGGACCAGGACCGGGTGCTGGTCAACAAGCTCTCCTACCAGCTCCACGACGTGAACCGGGGCGACCTCGTGGTGTTCGAGCGTCCGCCCGAGGAGATGGCATCGACCATCAACGACCTGGTGAAGCGGGTGGTGGGCCTCGGCGGTGAGGAGATCTCGGTCGTCGACGGCGTGGTGCTCATCGACGGACGCCCCCTCGACGAGCCCTACCTCAAGGGGACGACCACGGCGGACATGGAACCGGTGCGCATCCCCGAGGGTCACGTGTTCGTGATGGGCGACAACCGGGGCAACTCTAGCGACAGCCGGTTCTTCGGGCCGATCGACGAGGACCTCATCGTCGGCCGCGCCTTCATCAAGGTGTGGCCCCTCACCGACCTATCGCTCCTCTAG